A single window of Oncorhynchus clarkii lewisi isolate Uvic-CL-2024 chromosome 10, UVic_Ocla_1.0, whole genome shotgun sequence DNA harbors:
- the LOC139418022 gene encoding gamma-aminobutyric acid receptor subunit alpha-6-like produces MEYTMDVFFRQTWIDERLKFEGPIEILRLNNLMVSKIWTPDTFFRNGKRSISHNMTTPNKLFRIMQNGTILYTMRLTINAECPMRLMNFPMDGHACPLKFGSYAYPMSEIVYTWKKGPLFSVEVPEESSSLLQYDLIGQTVSSERLKSNTGEYVVMTVHFHLQRKMGFFLIQTYIPCIMTVILAQVSFWINKESVPARTVFGITTVLTMTTLSISARHSLPKVSYATAMDWFIAVCFAFVFSALIEFAAVNYFSTLQANRELRKAASIKAAQEAAEVGRTDGESSSDASSMLKKRMNSTPHFERPAEVFPNPPVNAQAFLQQGSAVPSNNLLTGTSIIDKYSRILFPLSFGAFNLVYWIVYLTKDTMEMTRDSV; encoded by the exons ATG GAGTACACCATGGATGTATTTTTCCGTCAAACGTGGATTGACGAGAGGTTGAAATTCGAGGGCCCCATCGAGATTCTGCGTCTCAACAACCTCATGGTCAGCAAGATCTGGACACCAGACACATTCTTCCGGAATGGCAAGAGGTCCATCTCTCACAACATGACCACTCCCAACAAGCTGTTCCGCATCATGCAGAACGGAACTATCCTCTACACTATGAG ATTGACAATAAACGCAGAGTGTCCCATGAGACTGATGAACTTCCCCATGGATGGCCATGCCTGTCCTCTCAAGTTTGGTAGCT ATGCCTACCCTATGAGTGAAATTGTGTACACATGGAAAAAAGGACCACTGTTCTCTGTGGAAGTCCCAGAGGAGTCCTCCAGCTTGCTACAGTACGATCTAATAGGACAGACAGTGTCCAGTGAGAGGTTAAAATCCAACACTG GTGAATATGTAGTCATGACTGTTCACTTCCACCTGCAAAGGAAGATGGGCTTCTTCTTGATTCAGACATACATCCCCTGTATCATGACCGTGATCCTGGCTCAGGTCTCTTTTTGGATCAATAAGGAATCGGTTCCTGCACGAACTGTATTCG GCATTACCACAGTGCTTACCATGACCACACTCAGCATCAGCGCCCGCCACTCTTTGCCCAAAGTCTCTTACGCCACGGCCATGGACTGGTTCATCGCTGTGTGTTTCGCCTTCGTCTTCTCAGCCCTCATTGAGTTTGCCGCAGTCAACTACTTCTCCACGCTGCAGGCCAACCGGGAGCTCCGCAAGGCGGCCTCCATTAAGGCAGCCCAGGAGGCAGCAGAGGTCGGGAGGACCGACGGGGAGTCCTCTTCG GATGCCAGCAGTATGCTGAAGAAGAGGATGAACTCCACGCCTCACTTTGAGAGGCCAGCGGAGGTGTTCCCTAACCCTCCAGTGAATGCCCAGGCCTTCCTCCAGCAAGGCTCAGCCGTGCCGTCCAACAACTTACTGACGGGCACCAGCATCATAGACAAGTACTCTCGCATCCTCTTCCCTCTGTCGTTCGGGGCCTTCAACCTGGTGTACTGGATCGTCTATCTCACCAAGGACACCATggagatgacaag GGACAGCGTGTGA